The Montipora foliosa isolate CH-2021 chromosome 10, ASM3666993v2, whole genome shotgun sequence genomic sequence GAAGGGTTTTCTAGTCGGCTAACGTCTGTCAACAAGATGAGAAGTACGTGAGCTGCCTTGCAGTACTTCACTCAGAGTTTCAGAAGTAGATGACAGCACGACAGCGCTACTCTTAAACCGTCTACGTAAACGAAAGCAAGACACGAGGGAGGAAGACAATCCAATCATTAAAATGAGAGTCTTGATTACACTTATCGATAAAACCTTCCTTTCCGTGCAGCGAGTATAAAATGGACGAACGCACATGCATCGAAGCGCTTGGACAGATCATCTTTCATTTTACACGAAGTGTATCCCAACAATACAGCCCAAAGAACCCTGAATATAGTCAAGAAACTTTAGAATACAGCCTTTTGCAGAATACAGGCCGAGAATGGTACGCTCAACCAGTGGACGAGATTATTTATCAGGAATACAGTGACAAAGAGGCGACGGTGGATGATTTTTTACCAGCCTCATGTACAGTTAAGGCGGTCGTTTTAGACGCTTGTTCCCCCGGAGACATCGAAGAACAAGACGAAAATCACGGAGCGGATATCGATCGAGCAATGTCCTGGAAGCAGCTTAGACCATCTGCTTTGCGAACAATGTGTAAGTCAATGGTCATCGGCGCTTCGATTTCGCTTCTCTCAGCCATCGTTATTGGCATGATCTTCACAATGATCTCTTATCTTAGCTATAAAACTTATCTCAACTGTGAGTTTAAACCAAAGAAGTTAATTGCGCTTAATATACAATGGGCGAAAATAATTTGTGATATCATCTCTAacttttttttgtatatttggGTGTTTCTCCTAGCGCTAGTTCTTTTTCGTTCATATCAACTGTCAGGAGTGAGGAAAAAACTCTTTCTATGTTGCATGTTGATTTACTTCTTGGATTCACTGTATCGAGTGACTTTACAAGCTCTTGGAATCACTAAAACGTTACCGCTTTCCAAGGAACAAGTCATCCCTCTATTCAGTCTCTTTGTCATAAGTATTTTGGGTCACAACTACTTGTTAGCAAATAATCTCTGCCTTCATTCAAAGCGACAAAAATGTGCTgttttcttgctcttttcagCCATTTATTGTTTACCTTTTACAGCGGGTATCATTGTTTCTTCAGTTATTTATCCTGCGTATATAAAACAAAACGAACAAGGCAAACTGATCATCGCTCTATTTTCTCCACTCATTGGGGTAGCCTTCAAGACATCATCTCGTATTTGTCTTCAGAGACTTTGGAGAATAACACACCCAGCTTATTCTTACGTTATGATGGCGCCAGTGTATGGTGCCTCAGCGATCATGTTCCGTGTTATGCAGGTAGATCTCGGTAACTTAAAAGCCATCGCCTATCTTGGAATAATTCACGGCGTTGCCGAAGTCATAGAACGAAGCATAGTTGTTGTCATCGATCACATATGCCAACAAATCTTGAAACGAACCTCAGTTCCTTGGGGGCGCTACCGAACTCCGCGTACCGAGAGAATAACAGCGGACATCGCCATCATGAGCATGCTCTATGAGTCCACCGCAATTGTCTCCATCAATGGATTCTTTCATTTGTACCAATTCATTTATATGAAGAACTTATCCCACTGGGCAGTTTTCCAATCGTTTACCGAGATGACTGCAGTTCCATTAGTCATCGAGTGGCTTTTCACAAGTTTGTCTTTGGCGATTGAAACGCGATACCAGAATTTGGCCGTCATGGCAGTTTGGAGAAAGGACTGGAGAAGACACATTCTTGTTGCTATGTTGAACGTTTTACCATTGGCTGTTTGGACGAGTCAAAATCTTTTTACTTTAGTCCAGGCACGATTTGAGGATCCTTTGCATCAAGTTCCTTGCAAAATGccattttcttaaaataatAGACTTGTATTGTGAAGAAGATTTTAAGCCAGTAGGTGAACAGAGAAGTGTATTTATCGATGGTGACTATAATATATACATACTTAGGAAAATCCGAAGTGCTGAGTTGAACCTGTAATCTTTCAAAAATTAGCTCAGATTCTAGAATCCTGCTCGTAGAAGGTGCCATCCCCTCAGCACTGATTTCAGTCCTGGCAGTGAGTGGGATAAATGCCGACTTGCATTAATCATTTTAGTTCAATGGCTTGGCTTTTACGGGTGTTCTTCTTCAGCTCTTCCGCGATGCGCTGAACTGTGGCCCTTGATACCAACTGTGACGAGAAAATCGAGTAGCTTATCGCAGCTATTGAATATTCCCCAGCGATCCTAATATTACAAAAATACGATTTTAATTCATGAAGCAAGGGCTTAATTTCTAAAGAAACATTGATGCTGCATTGATGGAGagtaacatttaaaaaatagattttatTAAGGGAGTTAATAAACGGAAACCAAAGTAAGAAAGATTTGCGAGTTCGAATTTGCTCTAAAGAAGGACGAACGCTAGAAACGTCATCTCGTAAATCTTTGAGACAACAAACCAACAAAAGTGTTACCACTCAGCAGGAGTTGAAGCTGTATTTTTTCGAAATTAGCTCAAATGCTTCAATCCTGTGACCTAGGAGATTTCTTGGAGCTGCCATTCCCTCCACAGCATTTCATTCCTGCTCTGCGCCGGATGAATTTCCGACTCGATTGATTCTAGTTCAATGCCCTTGGTTTAACGAGTTTTCTGTAGTACTATGGCCATTTCTATCAATTGTGACGGGAAAATTGAATAGCTTATTGCAGCTACTATCAGACTACGACCTCATAAAAACATGAATcaagagattttttttaaagaaaatgtaaattacTGCTGCATTGGATAGGAGTCACACGCACAAAACTTACGTTTCATCGACGGAAAGAGCTGATAAAGGCAAATTAACCAACGAGGgattgaaacgtcagctttcaaatctGTGAAACGAtggttaatt encodes the following:
- the LOC137972555 gene encoding uncharacterized protein, whose protein sequence is MDERTCIEALGQIIFHFTRSVSQQYSPKNPEYSQETLEYSLLQNTGREWYAQPVDEIIYQEYSDKEATVDDFLPASCTVKAVVLDACSPGDIEEQDENHGADIDRAMSWKQLRPSALRTMCKSMVIGASISLLSAIVIGMIFTMISYLSYKTYLNCEFKPKKLIALNIQWAKIICDIISNFFLYIWVFLLALVLFRSYQLSGVRKKLFLCCMLIYFLDSLYRVTLQALGITKTLPLSKEQVIPLFSLFVISILGHNYLLANNLCLHSKRQKCAVFLLFSAIYCLPFTAGIIVSSVIYPAYIKQNEQGKLIIALFSPLIGVAFKTSSRICLQRLWRITHPAYSYVMMAPVYGASAIMFRVMQVDLGNLKAIAYLGIIHGVAEVIERSIVVVIDHICQQILKRTSVPWGRYRTPRTERITADIAIMSMLYESTAIVSINGFFHLYQFIYMKNLSHWAVFQSFTEMTAVPLVIEWLFTSLSLAIETRYQNLAVMAVWRKDWRRHILVAMLNVLPLAVWTSQNLFTLVQARFEDPLHQVPCKMPFS